A genomic segment from Actinomycetota bacterium encodes:
- a CDS encoding N-acetyltransferase: protein MIVRLEAHADRSASIEVERAAFERPLESTIVEAVRDEAGSFALVAEIDGDIVGHVQMSRAQVGETDVLALGPIGVLPDRQQRGIGSSLVRAALEEAGDRGKPAVILLGDPSLYGPLGFAPGSRYGLRNPFGGMQEGDFVVAEEDFQIAVLDEARAARLAGAVRWHPAFG from the coding sequence GTGATCGTCAGGCTCGAAGCGCACGCCGATCGCTCCGCCTCGATCGAGGTCGAGCGAGCCGCCTTCGAGCGACCGCTGGAGTCGACGATCGTCGAGGCGGTTCGCGACGAGGCCGGGTCGTTCGCGCTCGTGGCCGAGATCGACGGCGACATCGTCGGCCACGTGCAGATGAGCAGGGCTCAGGTGGGGGAGACCGACGTCCTGGCGCTCGGCCCGATCGGGGTGCTCCCCGACCGTCAACAGCGTGGCATCGGATCGTCGCTCGTGCGGGCCGCGCTCGAGGAGGCGGGAGACCGGGGGAAGCCGGCCGTGATCCTGTTGGGCGATCCCTCGCTCTACGGTCCGCTCGGGTTCGCGCCGGGATCGCGCTACGGACTGCGGAACCCGTTCGGCGGCATGCAGGAGGGAGACTTCGTCGTCGCCGAGGAGGACTTTCAGATCGCCGTGCTCGACGAGGCACGGGCGGCGCGACTCGCGGGCGCAGTTCGCTGGCACCCGGCCTTCGGTTGA
- the dut gene encoding dUTP diphosphatase, translating to MELPFRRLDDEAALPSARHPGDAGLDLRANVDVEVLPGERAMIPTGVAVAIPDGHAGLVLPRSGLASTHGLTLANAPGLIDAGYRGEVIVSAVNLDRAGAVKIARGDRIAQLVVVRIPEVEPIWVDGLPESERGDGGFGSTGSS from the coding sequence ATGGAGCTGCCGTTCCGGCGGCTCGACGACGAGGCGGCACTGCCGTCTGCGAGGCATCCCGGCGACGCCGGGCTCGACCTGCGAGCCAACGTCGACGTCGAGGTGCTCCCCGGCGAACGGGCGATGATCCCCACCGGCGTCGCCGTCGCGATCCCGGACGGACACGCGGGACTCGTGCTGCCGAGATCCGGCCTCGCGTCGACGCACGGCCTGACGCTCGCCAACGCCCCGGGGCTGATCGATGCGGGCTACCGGGGCGAGGTGATCGTGTCGGCGGTGAACCTGGACCGCGCCGGTGCTGTGAAGATCGCGCGCGGCGACCGCATCGCGCAGTTGGTGGTCGTCAGGATCCCTGAGGTCGAGCCGATATGGGTCGACGGGTTGCCCGAGTCCGAGCGGGGCGACGGTGGCTTCGGCTCGACCGGCTCGTCGTGA
- a CDS encoding VOC family protein — MTHEGRAGLEGLHHVQLAMPPGEEEAAVRFYGAILGLTQVPKPPELAPRGGVWFRDGSLEVHLGIEEPFTPAVKAHPAFLVRDLETLRERIQAAGYRVTDDVPLEGYHRCHVRDPFGNRIELVEPKA; from the coding sequence ATGACGCATGAGGGCCGGGCCGGGCTCGAGGGCCTGCACCATGTGCAGCTCGCGATGCCTCCGGGAGAGGAAGAGGCCGCCGTTCGTTTCTACGGCGCGATCCTCGGCCTCACCCAGGTGCCCAAGCCGCCCGAGCTCGCGCCCAGGGGCGGTGTGTGGTTCCGCGACGGGAGCCTCGAGGTGCACCTGGGCATCGAGGAGCCGTTCACCCCGGCCGTGAAGGCGCATCCCGCGTTCCTCGTCAGGGACCTCGAGACCCTGCGGGAACGGATCCAGGCGGCCGGGTATCGGGTGACCGATGACGTACCGCTCGAGGGGTATCACCGGTGTCACGTGCGCGATCCGTTCGGCAACCGCATCGAGCTGGTGGAGCCGAAAGCCTGA
- a CDS encoding vitamin B12-dependent ribonucleotide reductase: MATKEGDVEVIREGLTFSRYFTTEGKHPFDDVEWEIRDAVIPNYKEGGNAFEQRDVEFPASWSQNATNIVAQKYFRGTLGTPQRESSVRQLAGRVVDTITRWGQKNGYFATDHDAQVFADELTHLIVTQKAAFNSPVWFNVGVPDTPQQCSACFILAVDDHMSSILNWYVEEGTIFKGGSGSGINLSKIRSSKESLAGGGTASGPVSFMRGADASAGTIKSGGKTRRAAKMVILNVDHPDVEDFIWCKANEEHKARALRDAGFDMDLDGKDSASIQYQNANNSVRVTDEFMRAYEQDQDWRLKAVTTGETVDTVRARELMRQIAKAAWECADPGMQYDTTINEWHTCPASGRINGSNPCSEYMHLDNSACNLASLNLMKFLDDDGAFDVASFKHAVEVVFTAQEIVVGESDYPTEKIAENARAYRQLGLGYANLGALLMARGLPYDSDAGRAWAGAITSTMTGHAYRTSARIAEVMGAFEGYEPNADAMLRVMRKHRAAADEIDHELVPEGMLSAAKQAWDEAVSLGEQHGFRNAQASVLAPTGTIGLMMDCDTTGIEPELALVKTKKLVGGGTMQFVNQTVPRALEKLGYEASQIEDIVSFIAEHNSVADAPHLEAEHHAVFDTAMGAQPIHYMGHVRMMAAAQPFISGAISKTVNMPEEATVEEVEQLFVESWKLGLKAVAIYRDNCKVAQPLSADKKKGAEAQEPAGLAHPVRKRLPMSRPSTTTSFQVGDAEGYITAGSYPDDGLGEIFLKTSKQGSTLAGVMDAFAIAVSIGLQYGVPLETYVSKFINTKFEPSGMTNDPDIRFATSMIDYVFRRLALDYLPAETREGLGIKSIAERTEAVRAEVAAQPEQSILEPGDGVAFVLDQAEKPSAKANDAPLCYSCGSKMQPAGSCYVCSSCGSTSGCS, from the coding sequence GTGGCGACGAAAGAGGGCGACGTCGAGGTCATCCGGGAGGGCTTGACGTTTTCACGGTACTTCACGACCGAAGGGAAGCACCCGTTCGACGACGTGGAGTGGGAGATCCGCGACGCGGTCATCCCGAACTACAAGGAAGGCGGCAACGCCTTCGAGCAGCGCGACGTCGAGTTCCCGGCGTCGTGGTCCCAGAACGCCACCAACATCGTCGCTCAGAAGTACTTCCGAGGTACCCTCGGCACCCCTCAGCGCGAGTCGAGCGTCCGACAGCTCGCCGGGCGGGTCGTCGACACGATCACCAGGTGGGGTCAGAAGAACGGCTACTTCGCCACGGACCACGACGCCCAGGTCTTCGCGGACGAGCTGACCCATCTGATCGTCACCCAGAAGGCCGCGTTCAACTCGCCGGTCTGGTTCAACGTCGGTGTGCCCGACACGCCGCAGCAATGCTCGGCCTGCTTCATCCTCGCCGTCGACGATCACATGAGCTCGATCCTCAATTGGTACGTCGAGGAGGGCACGATCTTCAAGGGGGGCTCGGGCTCGGGCATCAACCTCTCGAAGATACGCTCGTCGAAGGAGTCGCTCGCTGGCGGCGGCACGGCCTCTGGGCCGGTCAGCTTCATGCGAGGCGCCGATGCCAGCGCCGGCACGATCAAGTCGGGCGGCAAGACGCGGCGCGCCGCGAAGATGGTGATCCTGAACGTCGATCATCCCGACGTCGAGGACTTCATCTGGTGCAAGGCGAACGAGGAGCACAAGGCCCGAGCCCTGCGCGACGCCGGGTTCGACATGGATCTCGACGGCAAGGACAGCGCGTCGATCCAGTACCAGAACGCCAACAACTCGGTGCGGGTGACCGACGAGTTCATGCGCGCATACGAACAGGATCAGGATTGGAGGCTGAAGGCGGTCACGACCGGAGAGACGGTCGACACCGTTCGCGCCCGTGAGCTCATGCGGCAGATCGCCAAGGCAGCCTGGGAGTGCGCCGACCCGGGCATGCAGTACGACACGACGATCAACGAATGGCACACGTGCCCGGCGTCGGGCCGGATCAACGGCTCCAACCCGTGTAGCGAGTACATGCACCTCGACAACTCCGCGTGCAACCTCGCCTCGTTGAACCTCATGAAGTTCCTCGACGACGACGGTGCCTTCGACGTGGCGAGCTTCAAGCACGCCGTCGAGGTGGTGTTCACGGCGCAGGAGATCGTGGTCGGCGAGTCCGACTACCCGACCGAGAAGATCGCCGAGAACGCCCGCGCGTACCGTCAGCTCGGCCTCGGATACGCGAACCTCGGTGCCCTGTTGATGGCGAGGGGTCTGCCCTACGACTCCGATGCCGGTCGCGCATGGGCGGGTGCGATCACCTCGACCATGACCGGGCACGCGTATCGCACGAGCGCACGTATCGCCGAGGTGATGGGTGCGTTCGAGGGTTATGAGCCCAACGCCGACGCGATGCTCAGAGTGATGCGCAAGCATCGCGCCGCGGCCGACGAGATCGATCACGAACTGGTGCCCGAGGGCATGCTCTCGGCGGCGAAGCAGGCCTGGGACGAAGCGGTCTCGCTCGGCGAGCAGCATGGGTTCCGCAACGCGCAGGCGTCGGTGCTGGCGCCCACGGGCACGATCGGCTTGATGATGGACTGCGACACCACCGGCATCGAGCCCGAACTGGCGCTCGTGAAGACGAAGAAGCTGGTCGGCGGGGGCACGATGCAGTTCGTGAACCAGACGGTGCCGCGGGCCCTCGAGAAGCTCGGGTACGAGGCGTCCCAGATCGAGGACATCGTCTCCTTCATCGCCGAGCACAACTCGGTGGCCGACGCGCCGCACCTCGAGGCCGAGCATCACGCGGTCTTCGACACGGCGATGGGCGCACAGCCCATCCACTACATGGGGCACGTGCGCATGATGGCGGCCGCGCAGCCGTTCATCTCCGGCGCCATCTCGAAGACCGTGAACATGCCGGAGGAGGCCACCGTCGAGGAGGTCGAACAGCTCTTCGTCGAGAGCTGGAAGCTCGGTCTCAAGGCCGTCGCGATCTACCGAGACAACTGCAAGGTGGCCCAGCCGCTGTCCGCGGACAAGAAGAAGGGCGCCGAGGCGCAGGAGCCTGCAGGCCTGGCGCACCCGGTCCGCAAGCGGTTGCCGATGTCGCGCCCCTCGACCACGACCTCGTTCCAGGTGGGTGACGCCGAGGGTTACATCACGGCCGGCTCCTACCCGGACGACGGCCTCGGCGAGATCTTCCTGAAGACCTCGAAGCAGGGGTCGACCCTCGCCGGCGTGATGGATGCCTTCGCGATCGCCGTCTCGATCGGGCTGCAGTACGGGGTGCCGCTCGAGACCTACGTGTCGAAGTTCATCAACACGAAGTTCGAGCCCAGCGGCATGACGAACGATCCAGACATCCGGTTCGCGACCTCGATGATCGACTACGTGTTCCGGAGGCTGGCGCTCGACTACCTGCCTGCGGAAACGCGTGAGGGGCTCGGCATCAAGTCGATCGCCGAGCGCACCGAGGCCGTGCGGGCCGAGGTCGCCGCGCAGCCCGAGCAGTCGATACTCGAGCCGGGCGACGGCGTGGCGTTCGTCCTCGACCAGGCCGAGAAGCCGTCCGCGAAGGCCAACGACGCGCCGCTCTGCTACAGCTGCGGGTCGAAGATGCAGCCGGCGGGCTCCTGCTACGTCTGCTCGAGCTGCGGCTCGACGAGCGGCTGCTCCTGA
- the nrdR gene encoding transcriptional regulator NrdR, with the protein MRCPWCDAHEDRVVDSRPAEGGVAIRRRRECLACSRRYTTFERIEEVGLVVVKRDGSKEPFDREKLASSIRKALADRPVTATEVEIMVDRIQGRLRRRGPEIPSSLVGQEVLAALRRADEVAYLRFASVYKEFEGVADFERELVSLQKKEPAKRRRTR; encoded by the coding sequence ATGCGATGCCCTTGGTGCGACGCTCACGAAGACCGCGTCGTCGACTCCCGGCCGGCCGAAGGCGGCGTGGCCATCCGTCGGCGGCGCGAGTGCCTCGCGTGCAGCCGCCGGTATACGACCTTCGAACGGATCGAGGAGGTCGGCCTGGTCGTGGTCAAGCGCGACGGCTCGAAGGAGCCGTTCGATCGGGAGAAGCTCGCGAGCAGCATCCGCAAGGCGCTCGCCGACCGACCGGTGACCGCGACCGAGGTGGAGATCATGGTCGATCGCATCCAGGGGCGTCTGCGTCGGCGCGGGCCCGAGATCCCATCGAGCCTGGTCGGCCAGGAGGTGCTGGCAGCGCTCCGCCGGGCGGACGAGGTCGCGTACCTCCGATTCGCCTCCGTCTACAAGGAATTCGAAGGTGTCGCGGACTTCGAGCGAGAGCTCGTCTCGCTGCAGAAGAAGGAGCCGGCCAAGCGACGCCGCACGCGCTAG
- a CDS encoding LysM peptidoglycan-binding domain-containing protein — protein MHRTYVRRRLVVIVTTIGIMLALGGQAARGLAGDPLEPAVSRTYVVRQGDTLWSIAARLAPDRDPRAVILELERLNESAIDGLVPGRSLSIPPSS, from the coding sequence ATGCATCGAACGTACGTTCGTCGCCGCCTCGTCGTAATCGTGACCACGATCGGCATCATGCTCGCGCTGGGCGGGCAGGCGGCGCGGGGGCTGGCCGGCGATCCGCTCGAACCTGCGGTGTCGAGGACATACGTCGTCCGGCAGGGCGACACGCTGTGGTCGATCGCCGCTCGGCTGGCACCCGATCGCGACCCTCGAGCCGTGATCCTCGAGCTCGAGCGGTTGAACGAGAGCGCGATCGACGGCCTCGTGCCCGGACGGTCGCTGTCGATCCCGCCGTCGTCGTGA
- the lexA gene encoding transcriptional repressor LexA, with protein sequence MSDTTAISQRQQRILDVIAETIRERGYPPTVREIGEAVGLTSSSSVHAQLANLERKGLLHKDPTKPRAMALSEPRAGAVTVPLVGRIAAGAPILADQNVEDHIAVPEGYADDRDHFALTVVGDSMIGAGIFEGDVVVVRSQDHARDGDIVAALLPGPAEDEATVKRLGHDGTRVMLIPENPTLQPFEMPDGRILGKVVAVLRKL encoded by the coding sequence ATGTCTGACACGACGGCGATCAGCCAACGACAGCAGCGCATCCTCGACGTCATCGCCGAGACGATCCGCGAGCGTGGATACCCTCCGACGGTCCGCGAGATCGGCGAGGCCGTCGGCCTCACCTCCTCGTCGAGCGTGCACGCGCAACTCGCGAACCTCGAGCGCAAGGGCCTGTTGCACAAGGATCCGACCAAGCCACGGGCCATGGCCCTCTCCGAGCCGCGAGCGGGGGCCGTCACCGTTCCGTTGGTCGGCCGGATCGCCGCCGGTGCGCCGATCCTGGCCGATCAGAACGTCGAGGACCACATCGCGGTGCCCGAAGGCTACGCCGATGACCGCGACCACTTCGCCCTGACCGTGGTCGGGGACTCGATGATCGGGGCCGGCATCTTCGAGGGCGACGTCGTGGTGGTGCGGTCTCAGGACCACGCCCGCGACGGCGATATCGTCGCCGCGCTGCTGCCCGGCCCCGCCGAGGACGAGGCCACGGTGAAGCGGCTCGGCCACGACGGGACCCGCGTGATGCTGATCCCGGAGAACCCCACGCTCCAGCCCTTCGAGATGCCGGACGGCCGCATCCTCGGGAAGGTCGTGGCCGTGCTCAGGAAGCTCTAG
- a CDS encoding calcium-binding protein, with translation MKRSITLAIASLLGVATVVGPVGITTAGAGGGGGCTIVGTAGNDVLNGTAGRDVICGRGGNDVIRGGRGSDILKGGAGADHLEGSVGRDVLKGGGGRDELLGGDGRDILKGGARGDVMQGGHDNDTLRGGGGKDTMAGGLDDDVVRGGTQGDTMRGSKGNDSLYGEAGKDRISAGQGDDLVVGGKDADQLRGRVGNDTLNSVDGRGNDLVRGQGGTDTCTTDPGDTVDGCEA, from the coding sequence ATGAAGCGGAGCATCACGTTGGCGATTGCCTCGTTGCTCGGGGTGGCGACGGTCGTCGGACCGGTCGGGATCACGACAGCGGGGGCCGGAGGTGGAGGCGGTTGCACGATCGTCGGCACCGCCGGGAACGACGTGCTCAATGGCACCGCGGGTCGGGACGTGATCTGCGGTCGTGGAGGCAACGACGTCATCAGGGGAGGTCGTGGCAGCGACATCCTGAAGGGTGGGGCCGGTGCCGACCACCTGGAAGGCAGCGTCGGGCGCGACGTGCTCAAGGGCGGCGGTGGCCGCGACGAGCTACTGGGTGGCGACGGCCGGGACATCCTGAAGGGCGGTGCCCGCGGTGACGTGATGCAGGGCGGGCACGACAACGACACGCTGCGGGGCGGCGGGGGCAAGGACACCATGGCCGGCGGCCTCGACGACGACGTCGTCCGAGGTGGCACCCAAGGCGACACGATGCGGGGCTCGAAGGGGAACGACTCGTTGTACGGCGAGGCCGGGAAGGATCGGATCTCCGCCGGTCAAGGTGATGACCTCGTGGTGGGCGGCAAGGACGCCGACCAGCTCCGCGGCCGAGTGGGCAACGACACGCTCAACTCGGTCGACGGGAGAGGGAACGACCTCGTGCGAGGACAGGGAGGGACGGACACCTGCACCACCGATCCCGGCGACACGGTGGACGGATGCGAAGCCTGA
- a CDS encoding SIS domain-containing protein yields MAAEGESALERQIRSQPAAIEHMLTSPAVRQQVHVATEGLHRARRLWVVGTGTSLHAAELGAAMLMDAGRAATAVPAMQFVTQAPVIGPKDGVIVITHTGETAYALAVRALAFTGGLDTVTITKRGSDFPRVIETVEAETSETYTVSYTTALVALALIAQELGAASLSDDALAPLPAAVQAAIDDPSIGSIPRPDRALAITGAGPAAITAREGALKVREAARVLAEGYDVEYLLHGSAVPLDRRDHLVTLAPPEEPLVAGVAAAAAAEGVAHTQLRESTSLAGLLAQIPLTVRLQLLALRMAQEGRHDPDRVIVGAWADEALWRTGAPEE; encoded by the coding sequence ATGGCAGCTGAGGGTGAGAGCGCGCTCGAGCGGCAGATCCGATCGCAGCCTGCCGCCATCGAGCACATGTTGACGTCCCCCGCCGTGCGTCAGCAGGTCCACGTGGCGACCGAGGGGTTGCATCGGGCTCGCCGTCTCTGGGTCGTCGGCACCGGCACCAGCCTGCACGCGGCCGAGCTCGGTGCGGCGATGTTGATGGATGCCGGGCGGGCGGCGACGGCGGTGCCCGCGATGCAGTTCGTCACGCAAGCTCCGGTGATCGGTCCGAAGGACGGAGTGATCGTGATCACGCACACGGGTGAGACCGCCTACGCGCTGGCTGTCCGAGCGCTCGCGTTCACGGGCGGACTCGACACCGTCACGATCACGAAGCGCGGGAGCGACTTCCCCCGGGTGATCGAGACCGTCGAGGCCGAGACGAGCGAGACCTACACCGTCAGCTACACGACCGCGCTCGTGGCGCTCGCCCTCATCGCCCAGGAGCTCGGCGCGGCTTCGTTGTCCGACGACGCGCTGGCGCCGCTCCCCGCGGCTGTGCAGGCGGCGATCGACGACCCGTCGATCGGTTCCATCCCGCGTCCCGACCGCGCCTTGGCGATCACCGGCGCGGGACCTGCCGCGATCACCGCGCGGGAAGGGGCGCTGAAGGTCCGAGAAGCGGCCCGGGTCCTCGCCGAGGGCTACGACGTCGAGTATCTCCTACACGGCTCGGCCGTGCCGCTGGACCGGCGCGACCACCTCGTGACGCTCGCGCCCCCCGAGGAGCCGTTGGTCGCAGGTGTGGCGGCGGCTGCCGCGGCCGAGGGCGTGGCTCACACACAGCTCCGGGAGTCCACGTCGCTGGCGGGGCTGCTCGCTCAGATCCCGCTCACCGTCCGCCTCCAGCTGCTCGCGCTCCGAATGGCCCAGGAGGGTCGCCACGACCCGGACCGTGTGATCGTGGGCGCCTGGGCCGACGAGGCTCTGTGGCGCACCGGCGCCCCGGAGGAATGA
- the hflX gene encoding GTPase HflX, whose amino-acid sequence MSRSSSPTSRTRRPVERQVLESPLSATWRPAVREKAVLVGVGPGIDEGDLDELDALADSAGAEAVARVVQSRQEPDPATYIGRGKLEEVHAEVHRGGADSVILDQELTPGQLRSLEERIGVKVIDRTALILDIFALHARSREGKAQVELAQLNYLLPRLRGWGEAMSRAGGGVGTRFGGGETKMEVDRQHIGRRIAKLRRELKTLARTRETKRSRRQASGIPQAAIAGYTNAGKSTLMNRLTGADVVVADQLFATLDPTVRQLKLPGGRRCTISDTVGFVSRLPHDLVEAFRSTLEEVTLAELVVHVADAASFDLTDQVDAVRRVLGEIGAGSIPEVLVLNKIDRLSGSERARLARRYPGSVPVSALSGEGVQGLLETLELTLPHPPVEVELLVPYGREDLIALLYRESEVLSTTHEDEGTVVHARVGLRELASVRGFVRSERRTG is encoded by the coding sequence ATGAGCCGATCCTCGAGCCCGACGAGTCGCACGCGCCGCCCCGTCGAGCGCCAGGTGCTCGAATCCCCACTGTCGGCGACGTGGCGACCTGCGGTCCGCGAGAAGGCGGTCCTCGTCGGCGTGGGGCCGGGGATCGACGAGGGCGATCTCGACGAGCTCGACGCGCTCGCCGATTCCGCCGGCGCCGAAGCGGTCGCTCGCGTCGTGCAGAGCCGTCAGGAGCCGGACCCCGCCACGTACATCGGGCGGGGCAAGCTCGAGGAGGTGCACGCGGAGGTTCATCGCGGCGGCGCGGACTCCGTGATCCTCGACCAGGAGCTCACGCCCGGACAACTCCGGTCGCTGGAGGAACGCATCGGCGTGAAGGTGATCGATCGCACCGCATTGATCCTCGACATCTTCGCCCTCCACGCGCGCAGCCGCGAGGGCAAGGCGCAGGTCGAGCTGGCCCAGCTCAACTACCTGCTGCCTCGTCTGCGCGGGTGGGGCGAGGCGATGAGCCGAGCCGGCGGCGGCGTCGGCACGCGGTTCGGCGGCGGCGAGACGAAGATGGAGGTCGACCGCCAGCACATCGGCCGTCGCATCGCGAAGCTCCGGCGCGAGCTCAAGACGCTCGCGCGGACCCGCGAGACGAAGCGGTCACGCCGGCAGGCGAGCGGTATCCCCCAGGCGGCGATCGCCGGCTACACCAACGCCGGAAAGTCGACCCTGATGAATCGCCTGACGGGCGCCGACGTCGTGGTGGCCGACCAGCTCTTCGCGACCCTCGATCCGACCGTTCGCCAGTTGAAGCTGCCGGGGGGACGCCGCTGCACGATCAGCGACACCGTCGGGTTCGTGAGCAGGCTGCCGCATGACCTCGTGGAGGCGTTCCGGTCCACGCTCGAGGAGGTGACGCTCGCCGAGCTCGTCGTGCACGTTGCCGACGCGGCATCCTTTGATCTGACCGACCAGGTCGATGCGGTCCGGCGGGTGCTCGGCGAGATCGGCGCCGGCTCCATCCCCGAGGTGCTGGTGCTGAACAAGATCGATCGTCTGAGCGGCTCCGAACGCGCTCGACTCGCCCGCCGCTATCCGGGCTCCGTGCCCGTCTCGGCGCTCTCCGGGGAAGGCGTTCAGGGACTGCTCGAGACCCTCGAGCTGACGCTGCCGCACCCACCGGTCGAGGTGGAGCTCCTCGTTCCCTACGGGCGCGAGGACCTGATCGCGCTCCTGTACCGCGAGTCTGAGGTCTTGTCGACGACGCACGAAGACGAGGGAACGGTCGTGCACGCCAGGGTGGGCCTCCGCGAGCTCGCCTCCGTGCGCGGCTTCGTGCGGAGCGAGCGACGGACCGGGTGA
- a CDS encoding 2,3,4,5-tetrahydropyridine-2,6-dicarboxylate N-succinyltransferase — translation MSVAELCERVESSWVARFSDPEAGLDHEAVEATIGMLDRGEVRVAEPDGSGWVVHTWVKQAVLLYFRIRGLEVSAAGPFEYHDKLPLKHGYDALGVRVVPPATARYGSFLSRGVVLMPSYVNIGAWVGPDTMVDTWATVGSCAQIGAGVHLAGGVGIGGVLEPLQAAPVVIEDGAFIGSRCIVVEGVRVGANAVLGAGVVLTGNTPVIDVTGSDTVEHRGRVPSGAVVIPGTRTREFPAGHFGLPCGLIIGHRTEATDDKVRLNEMLRDFGSSMG, via the coding sequence ATCAGCGTCGCGGAACTGTGCGAGCGCGTTGAGTCGAGCTGGGTCGCCCGCTTTAGCGATCCGGAGGCTGGCCTCGACCACGAGGCCGTCGAGGCGACGATCGGCATGCTGGATCGGGGTGAGGTCCGAGTCGCGGAGCCCGACGGGTCGGGCTGGGTGGTGCACACGTGGGTGAAGCAGGCCGTGCTGCTCTACTTCCGGATCCGCGGCCTCGAGGTGAGCGCAGCCGGGCCGTTCGAGTACCACGACAAGCTGCCCCTCAAGCACGGGTATGACGCCCTTGGTGTGCGAGTGGTGCCGCCGGCGACGGCGCGGTACGGGTCGTTCCTGTCCCGGGGTGTCGTGCTGATGCCGAGCTACGTGAACATCGGGGCGTGGGTCGGACCCGACACGATGGTCGATACGTGGGCCACCGTGGGCTCGTGTGCCCAGATCGGCGCCGGCGTGCACCTCGCCGGCGGCGTCGGGATCGGGGGAGTGCTCGAACCGCTCCAGGCCGCGCCGGTCGTGATCGAGGACGGCGCGTTTATCGGCTCTCGGTGCATCGTGGTCGAGGGGGTGCGCGTGGGAGCGAACGCCGTGCTCGGGGCGGGCGTCGTGCTCACGGGGAATACCCCGGTGATCGATGTGACCGGTTCCGACACGGTCGAACACCGTGGCCGGGTCCCCTCGGGTGCGGTGGTGATCCCGGGGACCCGAACGCGGGAGTTTCCGGCGGGCCACTTCGGGCTTCCCTGCGGTCTTATCATCGGTCACCGGACGGAGGCGACCGACGACAAGGTGCGGCTGAACGAGATGCTTCGCGACTTCGGCTCGTCGATGGGGTAG
- a CDS encoding aminotransferase class I/II-fold pyridoxal phosphate-dependent enzyme codes for MTHLSPGIRRIEPYPFEELDRRKAEALGAGRELIDFGVGDPREVTAPFIRDALREAIEPTSSYPRAAGLPELRLAVSGWIGRRFGADVDPDTQVLPLLGSKEIVFSLAQATLDPDAGKDVVLVTAPGYTIPERGARYVGGDVRRLPLLETDGFLPDLDAVDEATWTRTSILWLNYPNNPTGAVASLDFLRHAAERCRHHDVLLASDEAYSELWFEGPPPVSALQVGDLTNVLAINTLSKRSSMTGYRSAFAAGDPGLIGALKALRPSVGVTPQEFVQRASIAAWNDETHVEDNRARYAEKRQVFIDLFARHGVRIAGSVATFYLWIAVPGGRPSLDWALDLIDRAGVIVAPGSFFGTDGEGYVRMAMVPTLTECERAVERLDEALSGVHA; via the coding sequence GTGACGCATCTGTCGCCGGGCATCCGGCGTATCGAGCCGTATCCGTTCGAAGAGCTCGATCGGCGCAAGGCGGAGGCGCTCGGCGCGGGCCGGGAGCTCATCGACTTCGGGGTGGGCGATCCACGGGAGGTAACCGCCCCGTTCATCCGCGACGCTCTGCGGGAAGCGATCGAGCCGACGTCCTCCTACCCGCGGGCCGCCGGTCTGCCGGAGCTGCGACTCGCCGTGTCGGGCTGGATCGGGCGGCGGTTCGGCGCCGACGTCGATCCCGACACCCAGGTGCTGCCGCTACTCGGATCGAAGGAGATCGTGTTCTCGCTCGCGCAGGCGACGCTCGATCCCGATGCCGGGAAGGACGTCGTGCTCGTCACCGCGCCGGGGTACACGATCCCCGAACGAGGCGCACGCTACGTCGGTGGCGACGTCCGTCGGCTGCCGCTGCTCGAGACCGACGGCTTCCTCCCGGATCTCGATGCCGTCGACGAGGCGACCTGGACCCGGACGTCCATCCTGTGGTTGAACTACCCGAACAACCCGACGGGTGCGGTCGCGTCGCTCGACTTCCTCCGCCATGCCGCGGAGCGATGCCGCCACCACGACGTGCTGCTCGCCTCCGATGAGGCCTACAGCGAGCTCTGGTTCGAGGGACCGCCGCCCGTGTCGGCCCTGCAGGTGGGTGACCTCACCAACGTCCTCGCGATCAACACCCTCAGCAAGCGGTCGTCGATGACCGGTTACCGCAGCGCCTTCGCCGCGGGGGACCCTGGCCTGATCGGAGCTCTCAAGGCGCTGCGCCCGAGCGTGGGCGTGACTCCCCAGGAGTTCGTGCAGCGGGCCTCGATCGCCGCGTGGAACGACGAGACCCACGTGGAGGACAACCGGGCACGGTACGCGGAGAAGCGGCAGGTCTTCATCGACCTGTTCGCTCGTCATGGTGTGCGCATCGCCGGCAGCGTGGCGACCTTCTACCTGTGGATCGCCGTCCCCGGTGGCCGACCGTCGCTCGACTGGGCGCTCGACCTGATCGACCGCGCCGGGGTGATCGTCGCTCCCGGATCCTTCTTCGGCACGGACGGGGAGGGGTACGTTCGTATGGCGATGGTGCCGACGTTGACCGAGTGCGAGCGCGCGGTCGAGCGCCTCGACGAGGCGTTGAGCGGGGTGCACGCGTGA